Proteins co-encoded in one Flavobacterium sp. M31R6 genomic window:
- a CDS encoding CDGSH iron-sulfur domain-containing protein codes for MSKTKLIINKNGSIKIEGDFEIMDQEGTVYGLQGRSALGLCRCGLSANKPFCDGGHRNNFEHDSKAFDLPLMKTN; via the coding sequence ATGAGCAAGACAAAACTAATCATTAATAAAAACGGATCTATAAAAATAGAAGGTGATTTCGAAATTATGGATCAAGAAGGAACTGTTTACGGGCTACAAGGAAGGTCTGCTTTAGGTCTTTGCCGTTGCGGATTATCGGCGAATAAGCCTTTTTGCGATGGAGGACACCGCAATAATTTCGAACACGATTCAAAAGCATTTGATTTGCCCCTAATGAAAACGAACTAA
- a CDS encoding lipocalin family protein, with the protein MKTKNILFVLALSIGLFATSCNSSDSNEGDTLAPLEGKWSIVKVGTNVNGVETLADPPQNTAGCNHDFIDLKINNTLISGDYDSTVSACALTTVSGTYSKGDSKVTMVVNGTTTTYDIVNLTLTELKLKNGNAISVYIR; encoded by the coding sequence ATGAAAACTAAAAACATATTATTTGTATTAGCATTAAGTATCGGATTATTTGCAACGTCTTGTAATTCTAGTGATTCAAACGAAGGGGACACATTAGCTCCCTTAGAAGGGAAATGGAGTATTGTAAAAGTTGGTACCAATGTTAATGGTGTAGAAACATTAGCTGATCCGCCACAAAACACAGCAGGCTGCAACCATGATTTTATTGATCTAAAGATTAATAATACATTAATTTCAGGAGATTATGATTCTACTGTTAGTGCATGTGCATTAACAACTGTGTCAGGAACTTATTCCAAAGGAGATAGTAAAGTGACAATGGTTGTAAATGGTACAACCACAACTTATGACATCGTTAATCTTACACTTACTGAATTAAAGTTAAAGAATGGCAACGCTATCTCGGTTTACATCAGATAA
- a CDS encoding DUF1080 domain-containing protein: MKKYATLIALALLISLTSATKITYSSEDGWINLLDNNLSKWDMYLSYKHQNGYSGKIPTDANGNEILPIGYNKNVNNMFTVIQENNEPVLKVTGEYYGCVFTKESFKNYRLKLKVKFGTKKWEPRTDKLMDAGVLYHSQGKAGVDYWRAWMLSQEFQIMEGHFGDYWNIANAAIDIKAYLPEGGMNAVADESQQFIPFGTHTENTGFCMRKMRAETPNNGWTEIELVCFEGKSLHIINGKVVMVLQNSRYFDGEKFQPLTEGKIQLQSEAGEVYYKDIKIKPINKMPTEFEKLF; this comes from the coding sequence ATGAAAAAATACGCCACACTGATAGCACTTGCACTTCTTATTAGCCTGACCTCTGCAACTAAAATCACGTACTCATCCGAAGATGGCTGGATAAATTTACTGGACAACAACCTTAGCAAATGGGATATGTATCTAAGTTACAAACACCAGAACGGTTATTCCGGAAAAATTCCAACAGATGCTAATGGGAACGAAATCCTACCTATTGGCTACAATAAAAATGTGAACAATATGTTTACGGTGATTCAGGAAAACAACGAACCCGTACTTAAAGTTACTGGGGAATATTATGGTTGTGTTTTTACTAAAGAAAGTTTCAAAAACTACCGTTTGAAGCTAAAAGTCAAATTTGGAACTAAAAAATGGGAGCCCAGAACCGATAAACTTATGGATGCAGGTGTGCTCTATCATTCGCAAGGAAAAGCGGGTGTGGATTACTGGCGCGCTTGGATGTTATCACAGGAATTTCAAATAATGGAAGGCCATTTTGGTGATTACTGGAACATTGCAAATGCGGCAATTGACATTAAAGCCTATCTTCCAGAAGGTGGAATGAATGCCGTGGCAGATGAAAGTCAGCAATTTATTCCGTTTGGAACACATACTGAAAATACTGGGTTTTGTATGCGAAAAATGAGAGCCGAAACACCAAATAATGGTTGGACAGAAATAGAGTTGGTTTGTTTTGAAGGCAAAAGTCTTCACATCATCAACGGTAAAGTGGTCATGGTTTTGCAGAATTCTCGTTATTTTGATGGTGAAAAATTTCAGCCTTTAACCGAAGGAAAAATACAATTGCAAAGTGAAGCTGGTGAAGTTTACTACAAAGACATCAAAATAAAACCAATAAATAAAATGCCTACTGAATTTGAAAAACTATTTTAG
- a CDS encoding PhzF family phenazine biosynthesis protein, whose amino-acid sequence MEERITLEYYVLDVFSNKSYKGNPLSVVFTNGNLKLEVYQNIAKEFGYSETSFVYYSSAHKALTVRSFTPTGIEIEGAGHNLLGAVCGALLKQIPIFHEQNETDRFVIMKHSPIKLTASFDPVTQYPIVQMHQKPAIIKQEIPTYKIAVALGLKIEDLDVSDFVPTIVKTEVAHTMVPIKNSQILNDCVPDNKLLIEISKEYGFEGFYCFTISKQDQENIAEARFFNPLIGINEDPATGTAAGPLIGFLTKKKFTQPNKEYKILQGVKLNQPSLIEVMNRENDILVGGSSIITMRGELYI is encoded by the coding sequence ATGGAAGAAAGAATTACATTAGAATACTACGTTTTGGATGTGTTTTCGAATAAAAGTTACAAAGGAAACCCATTGTCAGTTGTTTTTACAAACGGTAATTTAAAATTAGAGGTATATCAGAATATTGCGAAAGAATTTGGTTACTCTGAGACTTCTTTTGTTTACTATTCCTCAGCGCACAAAGCATTGACCGTACGTTCCTTTACACCTACAGGTATTGAAATAGAGGGAGCGGGACACAATTTGTTGGGCGCTGTTTGTGGTGCTTTATTAAAACAAATACCTATTTTTCATGAACAAAATGAAACCGATCGTTTTGTAATCATGAAGCATTCTCCCATAAAATTAACAGCAAGTTTTGATCCTGTTACGCAATATCCAATTGTACAAATGCATCAAAAACCCGCTATAATTAAACAGGAAATACCAACTTATAAAATAGCAGTGGCACTTGGTTTAAAAATTGAAGATCTGGATGTTAGTGACTTTGTTCCAACCATCGTTAAAACTGAGGTTGCCCACACCATGGTACCAATCAAGAATAGTCAAATACTTAATGACTGTGTACCAGACAACAAACTTTTAATCGAAATTTCAAAAGAATATGGATTTGAAGGATTTTATTGTTTTACAATCTCCAAACAAGATCAAGAAAACATAGCCGAAGCCCGATTTTTCAATCCGCTAATCGGTATAAATGAAGACCCTGCAACAGGAACAGCTGCAGGACCGTTAATTGGTTTTTTGACAAAAAAGAAGTTTACGCAACCCAATAAAGAATACAAAATTCTGCAGGGAGTAAAGTTAAATCAGCCTTCGCTGATTGAAGTCATGAATAGGGAAAATGATATTTTGGTTGGAGGTTCGTCCATTATTACAATGCGAGGTGAACTTTATATATAA